A genome region from Sphingobium herbicidovorans includes the following:
- a CDS encoding nitroreductase family protein gives MTVADEKTLEILFTEARSQNGWTDQVVTDAELQEAYDIAKWGPTSMNIQPFRVVFLRSLEAKERLKPALKPGNVELSVDPSSPCRTR, from the coding sequence ATGACGGTTGCTGACGAGAAAACCCTGGAAATCCTCTTCACAGAGGCACGTTCTCAGAATGGCTGGACCGACCAGGTGGTAACGGATGCGGAACTTCAGGAGGCATATGATATCGCCAAATGGGGACCGACCTCGATGAATATCCAGCCATTTCGGGTGGTATTCCTGCGCTCTCTTGAGGCAAAGGAGCGGCTCAAACCCGCGCTGAAGCCGGGCAATGTCGAATTAAGCGTTGACCCGTCATCACCATGCAGGACAAGATGA
- a CDS encoding glutathione S-transferase family protein has product MLRVLGRRSSSNVQKVLWLLDELDIPFSQENFGGEFGGNRDPEYLAVNPNGVVPTLIDEGNAIWESNTILRYLCNSRGPTSLYPQDPIDRAMVERWMDWHLAALNKFMSQLYIGIVKTPEAERDLQALDRARMESQRCFALLDDALAQNSYLAGDAFSLADIPCGIMVYRWIALGFARDSEQPNLRRWADRLAERHAYRKNVMVGLG; this is encoded by the coding sequence ATGCTTCGAGTTTTAGGAAGGCGCAGCTCCTCCAATGTCCAGAAGGTCCTCTGGCTCCTGGACGAGTTGGATATACCGTTCAGCCAGGAAAATTTCGGCGGCGAATTTGGCGGGAACCGCGACCCGGAATATCTTGCCGTGAATCCCAATGGCGTCGTGCCGACGTTGATAGACGAAGGCAACGCGATCTGGGAATCCAACACCATTCTCCGCTATTTGTGCAATTCGCGCGGACCCACCTCGCTTTATCCCCAGGACCCGATCGACCGGGCAATGGTCGAGCGCTGGATGGACTGGCATCTTGCCGCCTTGAACAAGTTCATGTCACAGCTTTATATCGGCATCGTCAAAACTCCGGAAGCCGAGAGAGACCTGCAGGCTTTAGACCGGGCGCGCATGGAGTCGCAGCGCTGCTTTGCGCTACTAGACGATGCCCTTGCACAAAATTCCTACCTTGCTGGCGATGCATTTTCGCTCGCCGATATTCCCTGCGGAATCATGGTCTATCGCTGGATAGCTCTCGGGTTCGCCAGGGATTCGGAGCAGCCCAATCTTCGTAGGTGGGCCGACCGTCTCGCGGAACGGCACGCCTATCGCAAGAACGTCATGGTCGGCCTTGGCTGA
- a CDS encoding glutathione S-transferase family protein, whose amino-acid sequence MTLQLFTWQTPNGRKISIMLEELGLGYELRPINILKDEQFSPDFLAKNPNNKIPVIVDPDGPGGEELVLFESGAILVYLAQKYRSELLPSDPRAQAITLQWLMFQMGGVGPMLGQLHHFRRYAQDQEYSLGRYQKEVERIYGVLNKRLQDSAYIAGDGYTIADIATYPWLARNPLHNIDLEKVPNLKRWYDHVGARPAVQRGMNIPEAG is encoded by the coding sequence ATGACCTTGCAGCTTTTTACCTGGCAGACGCCGAACGGGCGCAAGATTTCCATCATGCTCGAAGAGCTGGGGCTGGGTTATGAACTGCGGCCGATCAACATCCTAAAGGATGAGCAATTCTCGCCGGACTTTCTAGCGAAGAACCCCAACAACAAGATCCCTGTGATCGTCGATCCCGATGGCCCCGGAGGTGAGGAACTGGTGCTCTTTGAGTCCGGCGCCATTCTGGTTTATCTGGCACAGAAATACCGAAGCGAGCTACTGCCGTCCGATCCACGCGCGCAGGCAATAACCTTGCAATGGCTGATGTTCCAGATGGGCGGCGTGGGCCCGATGCTTGGGCAACTCCATCACTTTCGCAGATATGCTCAAGACCAGGAATATTCGCTCGGGCGCTACCAGAAAGAGGTGGAGCGAATCTACGGCGTGCTTAACAAGCGGCTGCAAGATTCAGCTTATATCGCGGGGGACGGGTATACTATCGCCGATATCGCCACCTATCCCTGGCTCGCGCGCAACCCGCTTCACAACATCGATCTTGAAAAGGTACCAAATCTCAAGCGCTGGTACGATCACGTTGGTGCACGCCCCGCCGTGCAACGCGGAATGAACATACCGGAAGCAGGTTGA
- a CDS encoding YciI family protein: protein MYFVLQAMDRPDAGDIRAQTRERHVAYMSGGELPVRVILSGPLMDEAEEKEVGSLIVVEATNRHDVEEFSRNDPYRKAGLVGAILILPWRWTRGNPDRRN, encoded by the coding sequence ATGTACTTCGTTCTTCAGGCGATGGACCGCCCGGACGCGGGTGATATTCGCGCGCAAACGCGCGAGCGCCACGTGGCTTATATGTCGGGCGGCGAACTTCCGGTTCGGGTCATCCTTTCCGGGCCATTGATGGACGAGGCGGAGGAGAAGGAGGTCGGCTCGCTCATCGTGGTTGAAGCTACGAATCGGCACGATGTCGAGGAATTCTCCCGAAATGATCCCTACCGAAAGGCCGGGCTTGTCGGTGCGATCTTGATCTTGCCGTGGCGCTGGACCCGCGGCAACCCCGACCGGAGGAACTGA
- a CDS encoding IS1380-like element IS1247 family transposase: protein MDHPEGAGLQRADRVDFDPRVRLEFRGTQLSSDGGLLVMRELDDALGLSDLASAALRDTRSGKNTVHRLDGLFRQSVFGRLAGYEDVNDANRLACDPVMRQVVGGRAVDAQAASASQMGRFETETLALAGNRAALADLNGQWIDRFHDRNGLKYIVLDMDSSVSPTHGDQEGSAWNGHFDCSCYHPNFLFNQFGMLERCALRHGNVHSADGWRDVLDPVIARYAERDLGGRFFRADAAYAIPAIYERLEEARFFYAIRLPANAVLKDKIAHRLTRPVGRPSLTKVKRFFEEFEYQAASWDKERRVIAKIEWHPGELFPRVGFIVTNLPMEPDWVVRFYNQRGTAEQHIKEGKYAFRWTRLSCRKFRDNEVRLQLHALAYNLATFLRCIELPEAMADWSLTSLQLKLIKIGARVVRHARTITFQLAEVAVTGTMVRAILAAIRRLRAPPLCA, encoded by the coding sequence ATGGATCACCCAGAGGGTGCGGGCTTGCAACGGGCAGATCGGGTGGATTTCGACCCTCGCGTGCGGCTGGAATTTCGCGGCACGCAGCTCAGTTCCGACGGCGGCCTTCTGGTGATGCGCGAGCTTGATGACGCGCTCGGGTTGTCCGATTTGGCGTCAGCGGCGCTGCGCGATACTCGCTCTGGCAAGAACACGGTCCATCGGCTCGACGGCCTGTTCCGGCAATCAGTCTTTGGGCGGCTGGCCGGATACGAGGATGTCAACGACGCCAACCGTCTCGCCTGCGATCCGGTCATGCGCCAAGTTGTCGGCGGCAGAGCGGTCGATGCACAAGCGGCCTCGGCATCGCAGATGGGACGGTTCGAGACCGAGACGCTGGCTCTGGCCGGGAACCGTGCCGCGCTGGCCGACCTGAACGGGCAATGGATCGACCGGTTCCATGACCGTAACGGGCTGAAGTACATCGTTCTGGACATGGACAGCTCGGTCAGCCCGACCCATGGCGACCAGGAAGGGTCCGCCTGGAATGGCCATTTCGACTGTAGCTGCTATCACCCCAACTTTCTGTTCAACCAGTTCGGGATGCTGGAACGCTGCGCCCTGCGCCATGGCAACGTCCACAGCGCCGATGGCTGGCGTGATGTTCTCGACCCCGTCATTGCGCGCTACGCGGAGCGCGACCTTGGTGGCAGGTTCTTCCGGGCCGATGCTGCCTACGCGATCCCGGCGATCTATGAGCGATTGGAAGAAGCGCGGTTCTTCTACGCCATCCGGCTGCCCGCAAACGCGGTCCTCAAGGACAAGATCGCGCATCGGCTAACGCGCCCTGTCGGGCGGCCGTCACTGACCAAGGTCAAGCGGTTCTTCGAGGAATTCGAGTATCAGGCGGCGTCCTGGGACAAGGAACGCCGGGTGATCGCCAAGATCGAATGGCATCCGGGCGAACTGTTCCCGCGTGTCGGCTTCATCGTCACCAACCTGCCGATGGAGCCGGACTGGGTGGTGCGGTTCTACAACCAGCGCGGCACCGCCGAGCAGCACATCAAAGAGGGCAAATACGCCTTTCGCTGGACGCGGCTGTCGTGCCGGAAGTTCCGCGACAATGAGGTGCGGCTGCAACTGCACGCCCTGGCGTACAACCTGGCCACCTTCTTGCGCTGCATCGAGCTGCCCGAGGCCATGGCCGACTGGTCGTTGACCAGCCTGCAACTGAAGCTGATCAAGATCGGGGCACGTGTGGTCCGTCACGCCCGCACCATCACCTTCCAGCTGGCCGAGGTCGCTGTCACCGGCACGATGGTACGCGCCATCCTCGCCGCTATCCGCCGATTGCGAGCGCCACCGCTATGCGCATGA